The Nitrospira sp. genome window below encodes:
- the iscU gene encoding Fe-S cluster assembly scaffold IscU, with product MAYSDKVVDHFNNPRNMGSFKKNEEGVGTGMVGAPECGDVMKLQIKVQNDTIVDAKFKTFGCGSAIASSSLATEWLKGKTIDEAQKIKNTDIVQELNLPPVKIHCSVLAEDAIKAALADYQKKADEQPADTK from the coding sequence ATGGCATACAGCGATAAGGTCGTCGATCATTTCAACAACCCTCGTAACATGGGAAGTTTTAAGAAGAACGAAGAAGGGGTCGGTACCGGGATGGTGGGGGCTCCGGAGTGCGGCGACGTGATGAAGCTGCAGATTAAGGTACAAAACGATACGATCGTCGATGCCAAGTTCAAAACTTTCGGTTGCGGCTCGGCGATCGCCAGCTCCAGTCTGGCCACCGAATGGCTCAAGGGGAAAACGATCGATGAAGCCCAGAAGATCAAGAACACGGACATTGTGCAGGAATTGAATCTTCCACCGGTGAAAATTCATTGTTCGGTCCTCGCTGAAGACGCCATTAAAGCTGCATTGGCCGACTATCAGAAGAAGGCCGACGAGCAGCCGGCTGACACCAAGTAA
- the hscB gene encoding Fe-S protein assembly co-chaperone HscB: protein MKVQPVSKETDYFTCLGFPRRLTLDPKKLEAKFYELSRTFHPDFYQAKSTDEQAISLGNAAVLNTAYRTLRDPIQRAEYLLALETGSVKDIRTSPPADLFEEILELQDTLEEYRATDRGSDQGHRLRAALQTEQEALERRKEEMESQLRRLFVDWDKLQDAGEVTNSARTERDRILKQMRDLLSHRTYINNIVTDLASTID from the coding sequence GTGAAAGTCCAACCGGTTTCAAAAGAGACAGACTATTTTACCTGTCTGGGGTTTCCACGGCGCCTCACGCTCGACCCGAAGAAATTGGAGGCCAAATTCTACGAACTGAGTCGGACATTCCATCCGGATTTTTATCAGGCCAAGAGCACGGACGAACAAGCAATCAGCCTCGGCAATGCCGCTGTCCTCAATACTGCCTATCGCACGCTCCGTGACCCCATTCAACGAGCGGAATACCTATTGGCTCTAGAAACCGGCTCAGTCAAAGACATTAGAACCTCCCCACCCGCCGATCTCTTTGAAGAAATTTTGGAACTACAAGATACCTTGGAGGAGTACCGAGCAACGGATCGTGGTTCGGATCAGGGCCACCGGCTCCGTGCCGCGCTCCAGACTGAACAGGAGGCATTGGAGAGACGCAAAGAAGAGATGGAATCTCAACTTCGCCGGTTGTTTGTCGATTGGGACAAGCTACAAGACGCCGGAGAAGTGACGAACTCGGCGAGGACGGAACGGGACAGAATCCTGAAGCAGATGCGCGATCTCCTGTCGCATCGGACATATATCAACAATATCGTCACCGACCTAGCGTCAACAATCGACTGA
- a CDS encoding iron-sulfur cluster assembly accessory protein has protein sequence MDTTNVGAQAPIISLTDAAMKEVKRLINVQGIEEGGLRLGVKGGGCSGLSYTVNFDDKIGQYDQVYELDGVKVIVDAKSAIYLQGTQLDYQKDLMGGNFKFLNPNANKTCGCGESFSA, from the coding sequence ATGGATACAACGAATGTCGGGGCTCAGGCTCCGATCATCTCACTCACCGACGCAGCCATGAAAGAGGTCAAGCGGCTGATTAATGTCCAAGGGATCGAGGAGGGCGGACTCCGCCTCGGGGTGAAGGGAGGCGGCTGCTCGGGCCTCAGCTATACGGTCAACTTCGATGACAAGATCGGACAGTACGATCAAGTCTATGAGCTCGATGGTGTCAAGGTGATCGTGGATGCCAAGAGCGCCATCTATCTCCAGGGCACTCAATTGGATTATCAAAAAGACCTCATGGGCGGGAACTTCAAGTTCCTCAACCCGAACGCCAACAAGACCTGCGGCTGCGGAGAATCGTTCTCGGCCTGA
- a CDS encoding IscS subfamily cysteine desulfurase, with translation MKLPIFLDNHSTTPMDPRVLEAMLPYFVEKFGNAASRNHAFGWAAEEAVEQARKQIAKLIKADSKEIVFTSGATESDNLALKGVLEMYKEKGTHIITSSTEHRAVLDTAKSLEAKGLATVTYLPVDKHGMVNPQDVQNAITDKTILISIMLANNEIGTINPIQEIGKIAKARGVLFHCDATQGVGKIPVDVQAMGIDLMSFSAHKLYGPKGVGALYVRKRNPRVRIAAQMDGGGHERGMRSGTLAVPLIVGFGKACDICEQEMATEAARLTKMRDRLQADIMAALEESYLNGHPTNRLPGNLNISFAYVEGESLLMGMKDIALSSGSACTSATLEPSYVLRALGVGTELAHSSIRFGLGRFNSDEEIDYTIKKVIEVVTKLREMSPLYEMAKEGVDLKSVQWAAH, from the coding sequence ATGAAGCTTCCCATTTTTCTCGATAACCATTCCACCACTCCCATGGACCCGCGAGTTCTGGAGGCCATGCTGCCCTATTTCGTGGAAAAGTTCGGTAACGCCGCCAGTCGTAATCATGCCTTCGGTTGGGCCGCGGAAGAAGCCGTGGAACAAGCCCGCAAACAGATTGCGAAGCTTATCAAGGCCGACTCAAAAGAAATCGTCTTCACCAGCGGCGCCACCGAATCGGACAACCTGGCGTTGAAGGGCGTGTTGGAGATGTACAAGGAGAAGGGCACTCACATCATCACGTCGTCCACGGAACATCGCGCCGTGCTCGACACGGCCAAGTCCCTTGAAGCCAAAGGGCTGGCGACTGTGACCTATTTGCCGGTCGACAAGCACGGCATGGTGAATCCACAGGACGTGCAAAATGCCATCACCGACAAGACCATCCTGATCTCGATCATGCTGGCCAACAATGAAATCGGCACGATCAATCCCATCCAGGAGATCGGCAAGATTGCAAAAGCAAGAGGGGTGCTCTTCCATTGTGATGCCACCCAGGGTGTCGGGAAAATACCGGTCGATGTCCAAGCCATGGGCATTGATCTGATGTCGTTCTCAGCTCACAAGCTTTACGGTCCTAAGGGAGTCGGTGCGCTCTACGTCAGGAAGCGGAACCCCCGCGTACGCATCGCGGCCCAGATGGACGGAGGAGGCCATGAGCGCGGCATGCGATCCGGCACCTTAGCAGTTCCGCTGATTGTGGGATTCGGGAAAGCCTGTGACATCTGCGAGCAGGAGATGGCGACAGAAGCAGCGCGGCTGACGAAAATGCGTGACCGCCTTCAGGCCGACATTATGGCGGCGCTTGAGGAAAGCTACCTCAACGGCCATCCGACAAACCGTTTGCCGGGCAATCTCAATATTTCGTTCGCCTATGTCGAGGGGGAATCGCTGCTCATGGGCATGAAGGACATCGCGCTTTCGTCCGGATCGGCCTGCACGTCGGCCACCCTGGAACCCTCATATGTGCTGCGCGCACTCGGCGTCGGGACGGAGCTTGCTCACTCCTCAATCCGCTTCGGCCTGGGCCGATTCAACAGCGATGAAGAGATTGATTATACGATTAAGAAGGTTATTGAGGTGGTTACCAAGTTGCGCGAAATGTCCCCGCTTTATGAAATGGCGAAAGAGGGCGTGGACCTGAAATCCGTTCAGTGGGCGGCACACTAA